In Corylus avellana chromosome ca2, CavTom2PMs-1.0, the following proteins share a genomic window:
- the LOC132171503 gene encoding germin-like protein subfamily 1 member 13, which yields MMKGVHFLAIVALLSLASSFVSAFDPSPLQDICVAIDDPKSAVFVNGKFCKDLKDTKADDFYFSGLQIPGNTDNRVGSNVTTVNVDQIPGLNTLGISLVRIDYAPYGQNPPHIHPRATEILVVVEGTLLVGFVTSNPENRLFTKVLKKGDVFVFPIGLIHFQFNAEKTNAVAFAGLSSQNAGVITIANAVFGSNPPINSDVLAKAFQLDKNIIKDLQKKF from the exons ATGATGAAAGGAGTCCATTTCCTTGCAATTGTTGCTCTCTTGTCACTTGCATCCTCCTTTGTCTCTGCCTTCGATCCCAGCCCTCTTCAAGACATTTGTGTTGCAATTGATGACCCCAAATCTGCtg TGTTTGTGAATGGGAAATTCTGCAAGGATTTGAAGGATACCAAGGCCGATGATTTCTACTTCTCTGGGCTCCAAATTCCTGGAAATACAGACAATCGAGTTGGGTCAAATGTCACTACTGTGAATGTGGACCAAATCCCAGGCCTCAACACTCTAGGCATATCTTTGGTTCGTATTGACTATGCACCATATGGACAAAATCCTCCCCACATTCACCCTCGTGCGACTGAGATTCTGGTAGTTGTAGAAGGTACTCTGCTAGTTGGTTTTGTCACATCCAACCCAGAGAATCGTCTTTTCACCAAAGTTCTAAAGAAGGGAGATGTATTTGTGTTCCCAATTGGTCTCATTCACTTTCAGTTCAATGCGGAAAAGACTAATGCCGTAGCCTTTGCTGGTTTGAGCAGCCAAAATGCAGGCGTCATCACGATAGCAAATGCTGTTTTCGGATCTAATCCTCCCATCAACTCTGATGTTCTCGCCAAAGCCTTCCAACTTGACAAGAATATTATTAAAGATCTTCAAAAGAAGTTCTGA
- the LOC132171106 gene encoding germin-like protein subfamily 1 member 13, with product MMKGVHFLAIVALLSLASSLVSAFDPSPLQDICVAIDDPKSAVFVNGKFCKDLKDTKADDFYFSGLQIPGNTDNRVGSNVTTVNVDQIPGLNTLGISLVRIDYAPYGQNPPHTHPRATEILVVVEGTLLVGFVTSNPENRLFTKVLKKGDVFVFPIGLIHFQFNAGKTNAVAFAGLSSQNAGVITIANAVFGSNPPINPDVLTKAFQLDKNVIEYLQKQF from the exons ATGATGAAAGGAGTCCATTTCCTTGCAATTGTTGCTCTCTTGTCCCTTGCATCCTCTCTTGTCTCTGCCTTCGATCCCAGCCCTCTTCAGGACATTTGTGTTGCAATTGATGACCCCAAGTCTGCtg TGTTCGTGAATGGGAAATTCTGCAAGGATTTGAAGGATACCAAGGCCGATGATTTCTACTTCTCTGGGCTCCAAATTCCTGGAAATACAGACAATCGAGTTGGGTCAAATGTCACTACTGTGAATGTGGATCAAATCCCAGGCCTCAACACTCTAGGCATATCTTTGGTTCGCATTGACTATGCACCATATGGCCAAAATCCTCCCCACACTCATCCCCGTGCCACTGAGATTTTGGTAGTCGTAGAAGGTACTCTGTTAGTTGGTTTTGTCACATCCAACCCAGAGAATCGTCTTTTCACCAAAGTTCTAAAGAAGGGAGATGTCTTTGTGTTCCCAATTGGTCTTATTCACTTCCAGTTCAACGCTGGAAAGACTAATGCTGTAGCCTTTGCTGGTTTGAGCAGCCAAAATGCAGGTGTCATCACGATTGCAAATGCGGTTTTTGGGTCCAATCCTCCTATCAACCCTGATGTTCTCACCAAGGCCTTCCAACTTGACAAGAATGTTATTGAATATCTTCAAAAGCAATTCTGA
- the LOC132171588 gene encoding germin-like protein subfamily 1 member 13, protein MMKGVHFLAIVALLSLASSLVSAFDPSPLQDICVAIDDPKSAVFVNGKFCKDLKYAKAEDFFFSGLQKPGNTDNKVGSNVTTVNVEQIPGLNTLGISLVRIDYAPYGQNPPHTHPRATEILVVVEGTLLVGFVTSNPENRLFTKVLNKGDVFVFPIGLIHFQFNVGKTNAVAFASLSSQNAGVITIANAVFGSNPPINPDILAKAFQLDKNIIEDLQKKF, encoded by the exons ATGATGAAAGGAGTCCATTTCCTTGCAATTGTGGCTCTCTTGTCACTTGCATCCTCCCTTGTCTCTGCCTTCGATCCCAGCCCTCTGCAAGACATTTGTGTTGCAATTGATGACCCCAAGTctgctg TGTTTGTGAATGGAAAATTCTGCAAGGATTTGAAGTATGCCAAGGCCGAAGATTTCTTCTTCTCTGGGCTCCAAAAACCTGGAAATACAGATAATAAAGTAGGATCGAATGTCACTACTGTGAATGTGGAACAAATACCAGGCCTCAACACTCTAGGCATATCTTTGGTTCGCATTGACTATGCACCATATGGCCAAAATCCTCCCCACACTCACCCTCGTGCCACTGAGATTCTGGTAGTCGTAGAAGGTACTCTGTTGGTTGGTTTCGTCACATCCAATCCAGAGAATCGCCTTTTCACCAAAGTTCTAAATAAGGGAGATGTCTTCGTATTCCCAATTGGTCTCATTCACTTTCAGTTCAATGTGGGAAAAACAAATGCCGTAGCCTTTGCTAGTTTGAGCAGCCAAAATGCAGGTGTCATCACGATAGCAAACGCTGTTTTCGGATCTAATCCTCCCATCAATCCTGATATTCTTGCCAAGGCCTTCCAACTTGACAAGAATATCATTGAAGATCTTCAGAAAAAATTCTAA
- the LOC132169701 gene encoding uncharacterized RING finger protein P32A8.03c-like — protein MEFDNYCSALPLDIVMPEDDDDDASSDVDFVVEMEASHTYVPHSMLEDDSGDLQLLDNLESETFRKTFKVKREAILHQPTSTVSDMLFEVGVPLGIQEFMVQRILGCANDMARQKRYAGRKVLRMRVTAEVTQFVDDDFVLGLAVDDRICGLIPASESSIAALEKVEIEQGTGETCSICLEELIGGAAAARMPCMHLFDQNCIENWLQRNNFCPLCRFKLPARE, from the coding sequence ATGGAATTTGACAACTACTGCAGCGCTCTGCCGCTAGATATTGTAATGCCCGAAGACGACGACGATGATGCCTCCTCTGACGTGGACTTCGTCGTCGAGATGGAAGCTTCACATACTTACGTCCCTCACTCCATGCTTGAAGACGATTCCGGTGATCTGCAGCTTTTGGATAACCTCGAAAGCGAGACATTCCGGAAAACATTCAAGGTGAAGCGCGAGGCTATTCTGCATCAACCCACGTCTACCGTATCCGACATGCTTTTTGAAGTCGGCGTCCCCTTGGGGATTCAAGAATTCATGGTACAAAGAATCTTGGGTTGCGCGAATGACATGGCGAGACAGAAACGCTACGCCGGTCGGAAGGTTCTGAGGATGCGTGTAACGGCTGAGGTGACGCAGTTCGTCGATGACGATTTTGTTTTGGGGCTGGCCGTCGACGACCGGATTTGTGGGTTGATTCCGGCCAGTGAGTCGTCAATTGCAGCGTTGGAGAAGGTGGAGATTGAACAAGGAACGGGGGAGACGTGTAGTATCTGTTTGGAAGAGCTCATCGGTGGTGCGGCAGCCGCTCGCATGCCATGTATGCACCTGTTTGATCAAAACTGCATCGAGAATTGGCTGCAGAGGAATAATTTTTGCCCGCTTTGTCGATTCAAGTTGCCCGCCCGTGAATGA